Within Thunnus thynnus chromosome 15, fThuThy2.1, whole genome shotgun sequence, the genomic segment TATTTGTTCCCATGTTATCTTTATAAATGAAGCACAAAAGAAGACTGGCAGCACTACTATAAAGTTGACTGTACTCGGGCTACAACAAATggtaataataattttaatttttttaataataataaaaaagaaataattcaaCAGTTTTTGACCATCATATTTCCCAGAGCTCAAAGTGGTAttttcatttgcatgttttgttgGACCAATAATCCAAAACCTAAATATATTCAATTGAGTatcatataagacaaagaaaagcagcaaatcctcacaagtGAGAAGTTGAAACCACAATATGTTTAGCatgttgcttaaaaaattaaacaattaattcaaTGTCAATATAGTTTTCTCAGCTTTAGACCATATTGTTTGAGCTCATGGAGGAAACATTATAGAATATAGCAGGATGTACAAAATATGTTCTATAtaacttttaatattttgtcattttaattgcCTTGGAGCAGTACGTCAGACTTTTTGTCTTTCATCCTTCTCCCAGACGAGTAAATCgattttgatttttatcaaCTGGTGACAATAACTAATCATAAAATGAGCCAAGTagaactttatttaaataacattaTCAAGAATGTTAACTGCATATTTCTTTGCACAAGTTTCTCATAAGTTTAAAGttttgcaaatgaaaaataaaaagtttggcAAAACTGTCAGAGTTTTTAGGACAAAACAGGTCACAAGACTGTCCCACTATATTAACAATGATATATATAACATATGGAATTTGATCATcacttgtttgtcttttcttcacTGTCTAAAATCTGTCCATTGTgtactttaaatatatatagtgccagtcaaacatttggacacactttctcatccgagggaatgggaaggtgtgtacaaaaacttttaaaatcttaattttaTAGCATCAGAGCAgctttgtttattcattcatttatagattaatttaacttttactCTGCTTAAATGTTTTGCCTCCTGGTCATGCATAATCCAAAAGCAATGACTCTACACCTCCCCATCTTGGGAAACCCAAATACTCCATCCAGTCTTGGGCTGATGTAAACCAtatcaaataaaacagtttttactgATGCTGAAGAGAAAACCTCAGGCATCAAGCTTCTGAGAGATAAAACGATTCAAAGTCCTTAAATACAgcttggaaaattgtgaaaattaaAATCTAGAATTGGAGCGAATATGGAACAAACCGATCCTCTGAAGCAGATGATCAGTCATGAAGGATTTTAAAAAGCCGCACAGCTGTGTGGCCGCCGgcgtaaaaacacacacaatctcagCAACTCTGAGCTACGGGACGATGCAGCATGATGCAACTATTTCAGAATACTgtaaaaaatgtcatgttttgattCTTTCACTTAAAGAAATGGATATCAGCATCGCACCGGCTGACAAACACGCAGAGACTGTTTTGAAGATGAAAGGGAGACACCAGAGAGATACAACAATATTTTAGGGGAAGAATCTTCTGCCTTCGGGATAAAAGACGcaacaaaataatgtttctCTTCAATATAATAATCTGACACACACAGCGAATCAACCATGAATCCTGGAAACACTCATTAGTCCAGTCGCACCGAGGACAATATGTGGACAATATACTGGTCGAGATAACAAAGTCCGCACACGTACACAACATACGTGATAGATTTTTAGTAATGTTACAAATTCTCACATGTTATTAAGGCGTTTCAAATGATCAGACCAAGAAAATAAGAGACGCTTCGGCACACTGGTGATGTTTCAAGTTCAGACTGACCTCTGAGTATTCTCCTCTGAGGCCGATGTAGTAGACCCGGGTGCTCTCTGCTCCGAAGTTCTTGGAGACGTGGATGGAGAGGTGCTGAACATTGGAGAAACGAGCGATCCTGGAAATCATGAAAGAACAAGAGACACTTCAGGAAAACAAGCGATAAGAAACAGCCTGTATATGAGGAAAAACTATGTCTTCTTGAGAACCAGGATGGAGTCATCGCACTGAGTTGGAAGGCTGTTAAGAAGTTGCAAACATGTTGACACTGAGTgatagcgtgtgtgtgtatgtaaatattatgccaacagaaagagaaacacatgcttggtttcatttgtcttttaaacGCTTCTTTGACCAGATTATATTTCGTCCCGGCTCAAATGATCCTGACTATCAGTTCTACATCTCTTGTGAGGGCGAATTTAAAAGCCTCCAAATACGACTTTGCAGGATCCGACAGTTAAGTGAGAAAACTTAAATTTTTCAGCGGGAACATCTGTTTGTACGACACACTTAACTGGCTGCCACTTCACTCGAGGAGATGTTTTCATCGGTTgctctttgttttcaaatgcGGTTACTTTAACTTTCATTTATacttaaaaacagctttcaGTTCcattcagatcatcatattcactCAGACACACTCAACAACCTTTTTATAATGCCTACAATCTTTAAAGGAACTGGGAGgtgtgtttttaagtttaaagCACCATCACACACCACTCAGATCGATGACTTCTTGCCATGACTTCAAGACTTCTTTGCTTGTTTACCTTAAAtctatttgttcttgtttttgattgattATGTACCTTCAATTTTAGTTTATAAGTAGACTAGGTATTAAGACAGGTAGATTTAATATCTAATACTGGGTGTTTGGGATGGTGGGAGAGCCCTTATGTGTATGTCCGTGctgattgttttgtgttgttggatTGTTTAatctattatcattattattatgtattaattgtttgtttattttttaaatatttgttaacTTTCATGTTTTGTGCCTGAGCACCTTCTTGAAAACAAGATGGTACATCTCAAGGGGTTTATCCTCttattaaattttgaaataaataactaTGCAACACTTGTGcgattaataaaatgtatttaatccTAATCCTAAACGTCTTCGTCTTCCTAGTGTGAGGGTGGTCAGCAGTGAGCTGGTTGCGGCTTTCAGCATCAGCTCGGCAGCCGCAGGGACTgaatcacactgaaattaaaGAGTGCTCCTGCTTGTGCTCTCACTTGGTCGGGTACTCCAGCTCAGCGGCAGGGTCTCTGTTGAGTCTGAAGGCTTGTTCAGGTTCTCTGCCGGTGTCGTCGAAGGACATCTGGGGGATGTTTTTGtacctagaaaaaaaaaaatacaacaagagAAGGTCAAATTCATGAAAATTACTTTACTTTCTCTAGTGAGGGAAAGGGTGGGAGTACTGCAATCCCGACCACATCCACAGTACTttaaagtcaagtcagtttttacttatatagcccaatatcacaactTGTGAATTTGCCTTGGGGgtctttacaatctgtacaacaatacaacatcctctaatccttagaccctcgattctCCATTCGATTTCTCTTCTAGGACGGACAGATGTTATGTGTACGGAACAGACAAAGAAAGTAAAATTACAGAATggacaaacaggatgacaaagGGGAACTTCACTGAtattacacatcaaagtctgtttacaggtcttggggagttctactgcatatgtgaaaaagtagtataaagccttttatGGCTCCAGAGAGAGCTGCAGCAAGTCTGATAAATTGCTTcatgtgatgtcacttgagtcagtgtgAGTTAGAGctgaaaaagtttgaaaaaggaaaaaaaaaataaaaaaaatcagcggACGTGGGGTTAGAGAGAAGAAAGGTTACAGACCTCTGGAGCCCGCtcttcatctctgcttgaggctatgTTAGCCTCTACtagctttttattttagaataaTGGTACGTAGCACAGATACATACACACCAATGTGCTATCCAAGTGTTCTTTTTCCTTTGTGtctaattttctctttttatattgtaaagttttttatatattgtgctcaaagtttaaattttcatagttttatatttaattttcaacTCTGTTTAATTATCTATGGTGAGAAGAAGGGAGTGCAAAGTATTGTGCAGCTGACTGTTCTCAGATAAAAGTCACACAGTGATTTTGATTTGTTACCTTCCTAAATGTTAAAACCTTACAGTCTAGTGATGATCAGGTGACATGATAAGGTACGATGGAGACAATCAATTTATAGGAGCAAGATTTTTACATACGGTTGTGCAAACCAGCTATAGGGATGTTTACTCTGCATGACCTCTCTGACCCCTGATCAAAGAAGCGGCATCAGACACTCACAGTCGTATCTCGGCTGGATGAGATTCGTCGTCTTCTCCGGAGATGATGACGCCTTTCAGCTTCACACTGCCTGTAAAACTGAAAGAGATGACACATAGTTTTTTTGCTACTATCTTTGAGAAAACGGGGTGAAATCACAGAGAGGAGACGCCAACCAGACAAAAAAATAGGACACTGCGAAAGGAAAGTAAGCAGAAGCCGTCACGAGAGACGAATGGTGAGATGTGAAAACTAAAAGTGAAATTAGAACCAGAATCACTTTAATCTGTAATTAAAGACAAACTCAAAGAGCTGATCTCAGTATTATTAGGACCTTAACAACAACATTTTGTAGTAAAATACAAGGTGTCGCTGATTTACTGTGCGTTGCCATGTACAGTTATACTTTAAACCAGTAAACCAACAAATCAATATTCCAGCACACCAGGATGCTAGgattcacacttttttttactaacacataacattaaaaataaaaaggagcGAACTACAAGTTTCACATGTTGCTTCATCAGATTCACGCTGTGTTCGATCGCCATCAGGTGTCTTTAAATAATCAGGTGCTGATTAGCCGAGAATATAACAGGTTCACATTCCCAGATACAAATGCACTTCAAAAAGTCAACAATAACAGGAAATAGCAAATATAATTCTACCATATAAAATTAGAtttcaagatttagtttgtcattttcttgtgtatttgcatacacaaaaaaaacccgAAATGCTGTTCCTCCTAGCAGggcaacaacagaaaggataaagatatactgtatatctaaaaattccctttaaaaaaaatgataaaaacataaaaatcccaagagaaaaaaaaacaaaaaaagaacgagcagttagcagcacagtgcattaaagtgcatttagagagaacAGCACATGTCTCAGTTCGATGGAGGCAGATTAAATTAgatataaatattacatatcCTTTTCCATAAGATAATGAGATACAATTAATGTCCGAGTACTAAATACATAATCTGGCTACTCTAGTACTACAGAGGATGAGTATATCCAGAATGCAGACATTTCCATAAGATAAATATCGCAGAGTACAAACTACATGAATTTCCTCATAAGATGCATTCTACCGTATGCATCTGAAAATAGtagaaaaaagtagaaaaatatatattagaaGAAAGAGGATATTACacaaaatacataatacatttacAACATAATTGTTCTCAAAATGGGCTCTGGGGATCCCCAGGGTTCTTTGAGGTGGTTCCAGGGTATCCCCACCAAAAAGAAGAATAATTTTTGTTTCACTATAAtttcatccataagtaacacaacgACATAATGTGTGACTACTTTGGTCATGTGTTTCATACAttctctgtaataaaacatctaatagcaaaaatcttatcagatgttTTGCCACCCTCACTCAGGTAGAAAGAGTTTATTAATTGTCTGTCTACACGTCATCTATATGCTGAAGTGTCCATGTTTTATACATGTAAGCCAAACTAAGCGTAATCTGAAGTTGAGAACAGCTGAACATAAAGCAGctataagaaaataagaaatgaaattcacagggaTTGAGAGAGTCACTCCTAACACTAGAGGTGGCAATATCATAGATCAGTTATTGAAAGGGGAAACATATTTGATATATGTTCTCAACTCCTTGGAGCCACATGGGTTGAATGAAGCATTAGACCTGAGTCCATGTCTGTAACTTGTGCTTGTATGTCTAACCTACATTGTTCCTTTGTGCCTACAGGTGACCTCGTATGTAGGTAAAGTTGAGCCACTAAACTCCTCCTGGCACAAACcccctttccttcctctcccttATTAAGAGAGGTTGATTTAATATCTACTCTGTAATAACTCCTCCGACTTTTGTAATGTATCAAGGTGgaatgtattatgtattatgtatagTACCCTTTCTTCTAATATGTATCTTGTTATGAGGAAATTCATGCGCTCTATATTTATCTTATGGAAATGTCTGCATTCTGGATCAACTCATCCTCTGTAGTACTGGAGGTGGAATAGCCAGACTATGTATTTTGTACTCTGACTTATAATATTTCGGGTTCAAACCCCTGAACGTGTATCATGAAAACTGGTGTGCTTGCTCCGGGGGCAAGAATTAACCAAAATCTGAAGCGCCATATTGATTGGTGCAAGTGGGCGTGGCCTATCAAATATTTGCCTATAACTCAAGATGCCTTTGAGCAATCCTGATTAAACTCACTGGAGACGTCCTGCATTGTCTCTTGAACTTACACGCCGAGTTTTATTCAAATCCGATGACGGAGGGACAAATGAACTTCGAGTGCACAAATACTGAAATGCTGCAGGCTTtgtgatgatgaaacaagtGTGTGATTGGTGTCACTCCTTTAAAACAGAATTAAAGTAGCTGAACTGACTTTGCTCACCTTTGTGAATCCTGCTCACGGCTTTAATTTTGGACAATTGAGCTGCTTCCTTCTGTTGAGTGCAAAAAGGTTTGAACCTGCGATTTGCTGCTTGCGGCTATATTTATATCTAATTTTGTACGGTAGAATTATATTTGCTATCCCCTATTGTTGACTTCTAGAAGTGCATTTGTATTGGTGAACGTGAACCTGTTTGTATTCTCCTCTAATCAGCACCTGATGGCAATCAAGCACAGAGCAAATCTGACGAAGCAACATGTGAAACATGTagtttgctgctttttgtttttaatataatcTGTTAATAAAAAAAGTGTCATCTCTAGtatcctgctgcagctggaataCTGCACCAGCTGGCACCCAGGAGAGAAGCACTGCTGTGCTCAAAGTATCTTCACCTTTTTAGACTTTAAAATCAGTGTGCGTACACGaagcaaaacattaaatattctgtGTTCATGCAAGCGAAAAGATAAAAGATGAGGCTactggtgatgatgatgatgatgatgatgatgatgtgtaaTTTTAGGACTCACGGGATGTTGAACAGCAGCTCTTCATCTGCGTCACTCTCGACAAactaaaaagaaagacaaacgTGTTAATTCTTACATGCATTATTTTTTGTGATTCTCGTAACTGTTTTTGATACTGTTTCATCTTTCGTATGTTTGATCATGTTTACTGagtattatttgattttttgctTGAACAGTTGACCAACGTACGAGCAGGATATCAATTTTAAGCTTTGTCATGTCGGCCACTTACCTGTTACAGTAGAGTCTAAAGAGCTTTGTATGTCTGATAAAGTTTTTGTAGATATAAGCCAGTGCaggtatatttattacatgactatGGCATAACCATGTATGTTactggggtggacaaaatattaggaacacatttcaatataatgcactccaatacaccaccaccaccaccacccactatgacctcaataataaacatgaaggaGAATCATCACCTtcctgacaatgtcaacaaaaactgaaaatgtctaAGCTTTGTTTAGTTAATTGGTTAGTTGTttagtctattaaatgtcagaaaatgttgatcactgtttcccaaagcccaaaatgacgtcttcaaatgtctttttttttgtcctgaccaacagtccacaacccaaaacccaaagatattccataTTTtggaagctggaatcagagaattttgcaattttctgcttaaaaaatgactcaaaatgattaattgattatcaaaatagttaccgataaatttaatagttggcaactattCAATTAGGTGACTAATGGCTGCAGGTCTACTTTAAA encodes:
- the pithd1 gene encoding PITH domain-containing protein 1, which encodes MSGHGHGHGHGCGCAGEHEPAERGLEYGLYRRIDLEKLQCLNESRDGDGKLVFKPWEERNQRDKFVESDADEELLFNIPFTGSVKLKGVIISGEDDESHPAEIRLYKNIPQMSFDDTGREPEQAFRLNRDPAAELEYPTKIARFSNVQHLSIHVSKNFGAESTRVYYIGLRGEYSEAHRHEVTICNYEASANPADHKVESIIPQTNFIS